A stretch of Chloracidobacterium validum DNA encodes these proteins:
- a CDS encoding heavy-metal-associated domain-containing protein, translating to MREEVIEIKGMSCGHCVRAVEAALRALPDVEVRQVEVGRATVAYAPDTVPRARLAAAIEEAGFEPV from the coding sequence ATGCGCGAAGAAGTCATTGAAATCAAAGGCATGAGCTGCGGTCATTGCGTCCGCGCGGTTGAAGCCGCGCTGCGGGCGCTTCCCGACGTTGAGGTGCGGCAGGTCGAAGTCGGGCGAGCGACGGTTGCCTATGCGCCAGACACGGTGCCGCGCGCGCGCCTTGCCGCGGCCATCGAGGAAGCTGGCTTCGAGCCGGTGTAG
- a CDS encoding heavy metal translocating P-type ATPase produces the protein MPTTLVAPVSSPPVVPPSEVTEVIGVGGMTCAACAGRIERVLRRIDGVKRVAVSLATEQAVVTFRPETTTLEALRAAIANAGYEVVPLATVAADGAASDPVLRERQSLGRQALVAGLLAFPLVVFEMVPMLIPGLHHGLRQVVDEAVWRWMSFVLATLTQFGPGWRFYRKGWAAARAWSPDMNSLVMLGTTAAYGYSTAVTWFPTAFPAGTTHLYYEASATVIALVLLGKYFEARAKGQTSQALRQLLDLQPKTARIVRHAQTFDVPIAAIRPGDQVLVRPGERIPVDGRVVEGASFVDESMLTGEPLPVTKSVGDEVIGGTVNGQGSLTLQAERVGGETVLQGIVRMVHAAQGVKPPIQDVADRVVSWFVPVVLVVAGLTFGGWLWLVSLDLALVNAVAVLIIACPCAMGLATPTSILVSAGKAAQLGMLFRTGSALQTLEAVRVVVFDKTGTLTLGRPVVTDLLPVALPPGLSETALLGWVAAVERRSEHPIAQAMVAAAEACGATLPEVDDFRALPGYGVTATVAGQALAVGTARLMASLDIALGPATATVEALARAGKTPIYIALDRKLVAVAAVADAVKPTAAAAVARLRAQGVEVAMVTGDHRDTAQSVADAVGITEVIAEARPTDKAEAVRAFQSRGRVAFVGDGINDAPALAVADVGIALGAGADIAIETADVVLMAGDPAGVSKLIGLARATMRNIRQNLFWAFAYNVALIPVAAGALYPVFGVLLSPMVAGAAMGLSSLFVLANALRLRQWRPPVADGR, from the coding sequence ATGCCCACGACACTGGTTGCGCCGGTTTCGTCACCGCCGGTCGTCCCGCCGTCTGAGGTCACGGAAGTCATCGGCGTGGGTGGCATGACCTGCGCGGCCTGCGCGGGTCGTATCGAGCGGGTATTGCGCCGGATTGACGGCGTCAAGCGCGTGGCCGTCAGCCTGGCTACCGAGCAGGCGGTCGTGACCTTCCGCCCGGAGACGACCACCCTGGAAGCGCTCCGCGCCGCCATTGCCAACGCTGGCTATGAGGTTGTCCCGCTTGCCACGGTGGCGGCTGATGGAGCGGCATCTGACCCAGTGCTCCGGGAACGCCAGTCGCTCGGTCGGCAGGCTCTCGTGGCCGGACTGTTGGCGTTTCCGCTCGTCGTCTTCGAGATGGTCCCGATGCTGATTCCAGGGCTGCATCACGGGTTGAGGCAGGTGGTGGATGAAGCCGTTTGGAGGTGGATGTCGTTTGTTCTGGCCACGCTGACACAGTTTGGGCCAGGGTGGCGCTTTTACCGGAAGGGGTGGGCGGCCGCGCGCGCCTGGTCGCCGGATATGAATAGCCTAGTCATGCTCGGCACGACGGCTGCCTATGGTTATTCGACCGCCGTGACCTGGTTCCCGACGGCGTTTCCCGCCGGAACGACACACCTTTACTACGAAGCGTCGGCGACGGTTATCGCGCTGGTGCTGCTCGGCAAATACTTTGAGGCGCGCGCCAAGGGGCAAACGAGCCAAGCGCTTCGTCAGTTGCTCGATTTGCAGCCGAAGACGGCCCGGATCGTTCGTCATGCGCAGACCTTTGACGTGCCGATTGCGGCGATCCGTCCGGGCGACCAGGTCTTGGTGCGGCCTGGGGAACGCATCCCCGTGGATGGGCGGGTGGTCGAGGGGGCGTCATTCGTGGATGAATCCATGCTGACGGGCGAACCGTTGCCGGTGACGAAATCGGTCGGGGATGAAGTCATCGGTGGGACGGTCAACGGACAGGGCAGCCTGACGTTGCAGGCCGAGCGGGTCGGCGGGGAAACCGTCCTGCAAGGTATCGTCCGAATGGTTCACGCTGCCCAGGGCGTCAAGCCACCCATCCAGGATGTAGCCGATCGGGTGGTGAGTTGGTTTGTCCCGGTGGTGCTGGTTGTGGCGGGACTGACCTTTGGCGGCTGGCTCTGGTTGGTGTCACTTGACTTGGCTTTGGTCAATGCCGTCGCGGTGCTGATCATTGCCTGCCCCTGCGCGATGGGGTTGGCCACGCCGACTTCGATTCTGGTGAGCGCGGGTAAGGCGGCGCAACTGGGGATGCTCTTCCGCACGGGGAGCGCCCTTCAAACCCTGGAGGCGGTGCGCGTCGTGGTCTTTGACAAAACCGGCACGCTCACCCTTGGCCGACCGGTCGTGACCGATTTGCTCCCCGTGGCGCTGCCACCCGGACTGTCCGAAACGGCTCTGCTGGGTTGGGTCGCGGCCGTGGAACGGCGCTCCGAGCATCCGATTGCGCAAGCAATGGTGGCGGCCGCCGAAGCGTGCGGGGCAACACTGCCGGAAGTGGACGACTTCCGGGCGCTGCCCGGCTACGGGGTGACGGCGACGGTTGCCGGGCAGGCCTTGGCCGTCGGAACGGCGCGGTTGATGGCGTCGTTGGACATCGCGCTCGGGCCGGCAACGGCTACCGTGGAGGCATTGGCGCGCGCGGGGAAGACTCCAATCTACATTGCCCTTGACCGGAAGCTGGTTGCCGTGGCGGCCGTCGCCGATGCGGTGAAGCCGACGGCCGCTGCGGCCGTTGCGCGGCTGCGCGCCCAAGGCGTCGAGGTGGCCATGGTGACCGGAGACCATCGGGATACGGCGCAGTCCGTCGCGGACGCTGTAGGGATCACGGAGGTCATCGCCGAAGCGCGACCAACGGACAAGGCTGAGGCCGTGCGCGCCTTTCAGTCACGTGGCCGCGTCGCCTTTGTGGGGGATGGGATCAACGATGCTCCGGCGCTGGCCGTTGCCGATGTCGGGATTGCGCTTGGTGCGGGTGCGGATATTGCCATCGAGACGGCCGATGTCGTGCTCATGGCCGGCGACCCGGCTGGTGTTTCCAAGCTGATCGGACTGGCCCGGGCGACCATGCGCAACATTCGGCAGAATCTATTTTGGGCGTTTGCCTACAACGTGGCGCTCATACCGGTTGCCGCCGGCGCGCTTTATCCGGTGTTTGGCGTTTTGCTTTCGCCGATGGTTGCCGGTGCCGCCATGGGGTTATCGAGTTTATTCGTTCTCGCCAATGCCTTGCGCCTACGGCAGTGGCGACCGCCTGTCGCCGACGGTCGGTGA
- the feoB gene encoding ferrous iron transport protein B — MSERHPPRRLALVGNPNCGKTTLFNALTGLRQKVGNYPGVTVEKKEGRFTVGHQDIVVIDLPGIYSLAARSLDEQITRDVILGRQADTPPPEALLAIVDASNLERNLYLVTQVMELGRPVWLALNMMDVADAKGLTFDLDRLSQSLGVPVVPIVASQGTGLDTLRQRLAGPLPDVPARQWRLPQVIEAEVAALTDLLRANQWTESVAAEGEAIRLLLNDVAEDEPLPPPIRGAVEAARARLEAMGIEWWAAEAEGRYGWIQTVCQAAIHQPAAFQRTTSDRIDAVVTHRWWGPALFAGLMLFVFQSIFTWAQVPMDAIDRGVSQLATIARQVLPDGELTDLIADGILAGVGAVVTFVPQILILTFFIALLEDTGYMARAAFIMDRLMRRVGLSGKSFIPLLGSFACAIPGIMATRTIENAKDRLATILIAPLMSCSARLPVYALMIGAFFPAEQRLWGIVSTAGVMLFAMYALGIVAALTVGWLFKKTLIRGASPPLIMELPPYRVPSLRTVLLTTGSAAGQFLYRAGTVILAISIVLWFLATYPKQVALSRDYAAERAAAAAAVQAGQLSEAEAAERQQRLEALEKAERREKSFIGRAGQLIEPVLAPLGFNWKIGVGIISAFAAREVFVGALAIVYGIGDEEDASGNRALHAALQADRHPDGRPVFSPLVAVSVMVFFVLAMQCMSTLAVARRETNSWRWPAVMFAYMTTLAYFGSLLVYQGGRWLGFGN; from the coding sequence GTGAGTGAACGTCATCCTCCGCGCCGGCTGGCGCTGGTCGGCAATCCCAACTGCGGCAAGACGACCCTGTTCAACGCCCTTACCGGACTCCGTCAGAAGGTCGGCAACTACCCCGGCGTCACCGTCGAGAAAAAGGAAGGACGGTTCACGGTCGGCCATCAGGACATCGTCGTCATTGACCTGCCGGGTATCTACAGCCTCGCGGCGCGTTCACTCGACGAGCAGATTACCCGCGATGTCATCCTGGGGCGACAGGCGGACACCCCACCTCCCGAAGCCCTGCTGGCGATTGTTGACGCCAGCAATCTGGAGCGCAACCTCTACTTGGTGACGCAGGTGATGGAGCTTGGGCGTCCGGTCTGGCTGGCGCTCAACATGATGGATGTCGCCGACGCCAAGGGGCTGACCTTCGACCTGGACCGGCTGTCTCAAAGCCTAGGCGTGCCGGTCGTGCCGATTGTGGCAAGCCAGGGGACGGGGTTGGACACCCTCCGGCAGCGCCTGGCCGGGCCACTGCCGGACGTGCCGGCGCGGCAGTGGCGCTTGCCACAGGTGATTGAGGCGGAAGTGGCGGCGCTGACCGATCTGCTTCGCGCCAACCAGTGGACGGAAAGTGTCGCGGCCGAAGGCGAAGCCATTCGGCTGCTGCTCAATGATGTCGCGGAAGACGAACCCTTGCCGCCGCCGATTCGAGGCGCGGTCGAGGCGGCCCGCGCCCGACTGGAAGCCATGGGCATCGAGTGGTGGGCGGCTGAAGCGGAAGGGCGCTACGGCTGGATTCAAACCGTCTGCCAAGCGGCAATTCACCAGCCGGCGGCGTTTCAGCGCACGACGAGCGACCGCATTGACGCGGTAGTGACCCATCGCTGGTGGGGGCCGGCGCTTTTTGCCGGGTTGATGCTGTTTGTGTTTCAGAGCATCTTCACTTGGGCGCAGGTTCCGATGGACGCCATTGACCGGGGCGTGAGCCAACTGGCCACCATCGCCCGTCAAGTCCTACCGGACGGAGAACTGACCGACCTCATCGCGGATGGCATTCTGGCCGGCGTCGGGGCGGTCGTGACCTTCGTGCCGCAGATTCTCATTTTGACCTTCTTCATTGCCTTGTTGGAAGACACCGGTTACATGGCGCGGGCGGCGTTCATCATGGACCGTCTGATGCGCCGGGTTGGGTTGAGTGGCAAATCCTTCATTCCCCTGCTGGGTTCCTTTGCCTGCGCCATTCCGGGGATCATGGCGACCCGAACGATTGAAAACGCCAAGGACCGCCTGGCGACCATCTTGATTGCACCGTTGATGAGCTGTAGCGCGCGGCTGCCGGTTTACGCGCTGATGATCGGCGCGTTTTTCCCGGCCGAACAGCGGCTGTGGGGCATCGTTTCAACGGCCGGTGTGATGCTGTTTGCCATGTACGCGCTGGGCATCGTCGCGGCCCTGACCGTTGGGTGGTTGTTCAAAAAGACGCTGATCCGCGGCGCGTCACCGCCACTCATCATGGAGCTGCCGCCATACCGCGTTCCCTCGCTCCGAACGGTGCTGCTGACGACCGGCTCGGCTGCCGGGCAGTTTCTCTACCGCGCCGGAACGGTCATTTTGGCCATCTCGATTGTGCTGTGGTTTCTGGCGACCTACCCGAAACAGGTCGCGTTGAGCCGCGACTACGCCGCCGAACGGGCGGCAGCGGCGGCTGCCGTCCAGGCCGGACAACTGTCAGAAGCCGAGGCAGCCGAACGCCAACAAAGGCTTGAAGCGCTCGAGAAAGCCGAGCGGCGCGAGAAAAGCTTCATCGGACGAGCCGGCCAACTCATCGAGCCGGTGCTTGCCCCACTTGGGTTCAACTGGAAAATCGGAGTCGGGATCATCTCCGCCTTTGCCGCACGCGAGGTTTTCGTCGGCGCGCTGGCCATTGTGTACGGCATCGGCGATGAAGAAGACGCTTCCGGCAACCGAGCGCTCCATGCGGCACTCCAGGCGGATCGCCATCCCGACGGCCGGCCGGTCTTTTCGCCGTTGGTTGCGGTCTCGGTCATGGTGTTTTTCGTGTTGGCGATGCAATGCATGTCCACGCTGGCAGTTGCCCGGCGGGAGACAAACAGTTGGCGGTGGCCAGCGGTCATGTTTGCCTATATGACCACGCTGGCCTACTTCGGCAGCTTGCTGGTCTATCAGGGTGGACGGTGGTTGGGCTTCGGGAACTGA
- a CDS encoding protein-methionine-sulfoxide reductase heme-binding subunit MsrQ — MTHARPVAVFNPVFAQRVLLVNGLLPLVLCSWDGVTGGLGANPLEFILRLTGMLALVFLTLTLMVTPLVAWFGPAWLIKLRRTLGLFAFFYGGLHLFSYVWFDKVFDLVAVGVDVLRRPFILFGMLAFLVMLPLAATSTNGMIKRLGARRWKQLHRLTYVAAVAGAVHFYLFVKADTTVPTAFAAVIGFLLVYRWMSAQSVTTLGLDAKR, encoded by the coding sequence ATGACCCACGCTCGCCCAGTCGCAGTCTTCAACCCGGTCTTTGCCCAGCGCGTGCTTCTGGTCAACGGCTTGCTACCGCTCGTGCTGTGTAGTTGGGACGGGGTGACCGGCGGGCTTGGCGCGAATCCGCTGGAGTTCATCCTGCGGTTGACCGGGATGCTGGCGCTGGTTTTCCTGACGCTGACGCTTATGGTCACGCCGCTTGTGGCGTGGTTCGGACCGGCCTGGCTCATCAAACTACGCCGGACGCTTGGGTTATTTGCATTTTTTTACGGTGGCTTGCATTTGTTCAGCTATGTCTGGTTCGACAAGGTGTTTGACTTGGTCGCCGTGGGCGTGGATGTGCTCCGGCGGCCGTTCATCTTGTTTGGGATGCTGGCTTTTCTGGTGATGCTGCCGCTGGCCGCAACATCCACGAATGGCATGATCAAGCGTCTGGGCGCGCGGCGCTGGAAACAACTGCACCGCTTGACGTATGTCGCCGCGGTTGCCGGGGCCGTTCATTTCTACCTGTTCGTCAAAGCCGACACGACCGTGCCGACGGCCTTTGCGGCTGTCATTGGTTTCCTGCTGGTCTATCGCTGGATGAGCGCCCAGTCGGTCACGACGCTGGGACTCGATGCGAAACGTTAG
- a CDS encoding hybrid sensor histidine kinase/response regulator has translation MPSTPSSWTPDTVAIERDLALVKRLRWSYVVVLVTLAALTIGGQFAVQNFIAEQRDDARTINVAGRQRMRSQRLTKCLLAWQFAPDAAERQAYLSELRGTLSQWEAAHRGLWEGKAEGGLSVTHTPATRAALAATLPHFNAMAGTLRQILATTDATGAVRPPSAEQIQTVLEHQAQFLAAMEKVVDQLEIEANQRRLQLQGFGWAWLVVVLGIFSLEGIFIVRRSLAQTTAVIREISLARDRLAGLNQRLERARDQAQAAARAKSAFLANMSHEIRTPMNGIIGMSNLLASTPLSTEQSEYLETIRSSAQSLLTIINDILDFSKIEAGALQIEYLPFDLRECIESTLDMIAEPAGRKRLDVAYLIEDHVPPTLISDPTRLRQILLNLLSNAVKFTERGEIVITVSAEPLNDQTSLPEEGARERRQYELRFDVRDTGIGIPPEAQERVFREFEQATEATARTYGGTGLGLAISKRLVEMLGGRIWFESEVGLGTTFHFTVQCEASPSQPRVYVRGSLPAVEGKIVLAVDDNATNRRVLESQLRAWHATPILASSAEEAMRCLRGGMKVDVLILDVHLPGMDGPALAREIRKQPAYAQLPILFFGSTMEEPIKAQIEAVAPAALLTKPIKLTSFRRHLEELLAKRTEEPSTTTKPQFDKTLGQRHPLRILIAEDNAVNRKLALKMLEKLGYQADTATDGTETVEAVLDAVTCEKPYDLVLLDLHMPAKDGLEALREIQQRLPATHQPRFVALTAAALPEERQAALAAGVDDYLCKPFTVNELVTALEATQPLTRRTTEQQSA, from the coding sequence ATGCCCTCCACTCCATCGTCTTGGACGCCCGACACCGTTGCCATCGAGCGCGACCTTGCGTTGGTCAAGCGGCTGCGCTGGTCGTACGTGGTCGTGTTGGTCACCCTGGCGGCCTTGACCATTGGGGGGCAGTTTGCCGTGCAAAATTTCATTGCCGAGCAACGGGACGACGCCCGCACCATCAACGTGGCCGGCCGGCAGCGCATGCGCAGCCAGCGGCTCACCAAATGCCTGCTGGCCTGGCAGTTTGCGCCTGATGCCGCAGAACGCCAGGCCTACTTGTCCGAACTGCGCGGGACGTTGTCGCAATGGGAAGCCGCGCACCGGGGGCTGTGGGAAGGCAAAGCCGAGGGAGGGTTGAGCGTTACCCACACCCCAGCCACGCGGGCTGCCCTGGCGGCAACCCTGCCGCATTTCAACGCCATGGCCGGCACGTTGCGGCAGATCCTGGCGACGACCGACGCCACCGGCGCGGTACGCCCGCCTTCGGCCGAGCAAATCCAAACGGTCCTAGAGCATCAAGCGCAGTTTCTCGCCGCCATGGAAAAGGTTGTTGACCAGCTTGAAATCGAGGCCAATCAGCGCCGCCTGCAACTCCAGGGGTTTGGCTGGGCCTGGCTGGTCGTTGTCCTTGGTATCTTCAGCTTGGAAGGCATCTTCATCGTGCGGCGGTCACTGGCGCAAACCACGGCCGTCATCCGGGAGATTTCGCTGGCTCGTGACCGCCTGGCCGGACTCAACCAGCGCCTGGAACGAGCCCGCGACCAGGCCCAGGCGGCCGCCCGCGCGAAGTCAGCCTTTCTGGCCAACATGAGCCATGAGATTCGCACGCCGATGAACGGCATCATCGGCATGTCCAACCTGCTGGCCAGCACGCCACTTTCAACCGAGCAAAGCGAGTATCTCGAAACCATTCGGTCGAGCGCCCAGAGCTTGCTCACCATCATCAACGACATTCTCGATTTCTCGAAAATCGAGGCCGGTGCGCTCCAGATTGAGTACCTGCCCTTTGATTTGCGGGAGTGCATCGAAAGCACCCTGGACATGATTGCCGAGCCGGCCGGACGCAAGCGCCTGGACGTAGCCTATCTCATCGAGGACCACGTTCCACCCACTCTCATCAGCGATCCAACGCGCTTGCGACAGATTCTGCTCAACCTATTGAGCAATGCGGTCAAGTTCACCGAACGCGGCGAGATCGTCATCACCGTCAGCGCCGAGCCGCTCAATGACCAAACCAGCCTTCCGGAAGAGGGTGCCCGCGAACGACGCCAGTATGAGTTACGGTTTGACGTGCGCGACACGGGCATCGGCATTCCACCCGAAGCTCAGGAGCGGGTCTTTCGTGAATTCGAGCAAGCCACAGAAGCCACCGCGCGGACCTACGGCGGCACCGGGCTGGGGCTCGCCATTTCCAAGCGCCTGGTGGAAATGCTGGGCGGCCGGATTTGGTTTGAAAGCGAAGTCGGTCTCGGCACGACGTTTCACTTCACCGTGCAGTGCGAGGCTTCACCAAGCCAGCCGCGCGTGTACGTCCGGGGGTCGCTGCCTGCGGTTGAAGGCAAAATCGTTCTTGCTGTGGATGACAACGCGACCAACCGGCGAGTTTTGGAGTCCCAGCTTCGCGCCTGGCACGCAACGCCCATCCTGGCTTCTTCGGCGGAAGAAGCCATGCGTTGCCTACGGGGCGGAATGAAGGTGGATGTGCTCATTCTCGATGTCCACCTCCCCGGCATGGACGGCCCAGCGCTGGCCAGGGAGATTCGCAAGCAACCGGCTTATGCCCAACTACCGATTCTTTTCTTTGGCTCCACCATGGAGGAGCCTATCAAGGCCCAGATCGAGGCGGTCGCGCCGGCCGCGCTTCTGACCAAGCCGATCAAGCTGACGAGCTTTCGGCGACACCTGGAGGAGTTACTGGCCAAGCGAACCGAAGAACCTTCGACCACCACCAAACCACAGTTCGACAAGACGCTTGGGCAGCGGCATCCGCTGCGCATCCTCATTGCCGAGGACAATGCCGTGAACCGCAAACTGGCCCTGAAGATGCTCGAGAAACTGGGCTACCAGGCTGACACGGCCACCGACGGCACCGAGACGGTAGAGGCCGTGCTCGATGCCGTCACCTGTGAAAAACCTTACGACCTCGTGCTTCTGGACTTGCACATGCCGGCCAAAGATGGCCTTGAAGCCTTGCGGGAGATTCAACAGCGCTTGCCGGCAACTCACCAGCCACGGTTCGTCGCGCTCACGGCCGCCGCTTTACCGGAGGAACGGCAGGCCGCGCTCGCTGCCGGCGTGGACGACTACCTATGCAAGCCGTTTACGGTCAATGAGCTAGTGACGGCCCTCGAAGCGACCCAACCCCTTACCCGGCGCACCACGGAGCAACAATCGGCATGA
- a CDS encoding FeoA family protein, with protein sequence MTLDTLDIGAAARVERVRGGRTVAQRLQEMGLTTGVTVKVIRVAPLGDPLEIELRGYRLSLRKDEAAAVEVSLP encoded by the coding sequence ATGACGCTTGACACACTGGACATCGGCGCGGCAGCGCGGGTGGAGCGGGTTCGCGGCGGACGCACCGTCGCGCAGCGTCTCCAGGAAATGGGACTGACCACCGGTGTCACCGTCAAAGTCATTCGCGTTGCCCCACTCGGCGATCCGCTGGAAATCGAGCTGCGGGGCTACCGGCTGTCATTACGCAAGGACGAAGCCGCCGCCGTCGAAGTTTCCCTGCCGTGA
- a CDS encoding thioredoxin-like domain-containing protein: MAPRSTLQMGPIRAPELEGGVGWLNVPGPLSLAGLRGKVVLLDFWTYCCINCMHVIPDLKALEAKYPNELVVIGVHSAKFTNEKDTSSIRQAIARYDIQHPVVNDANFAIWNAYAVRAWPTLVLISPDGYVANRYSGEGHREELDRDIAALIAEAKRKGTLKPSSLEIALELSKETDKPLRFPGKVHADAANQRLFIADSNHHRIVMTGFDGTVLDTIGSGAPGTRNGPFDFAEFRYPQGMALDGDFLYVADTGNHLIRRVNLKSKAVETVAGTGKNERSSQMGPGLTIGLSSPWDLVIHGRTMFIAMAGAHQIWQYNLDTGMVGWYAGTGAEGRRDGTLDTALFAQPSGLATDGKRLYVADSEISAIRAIDLADGNVTTLAGGDLFDFGDANGKGENARFQHPLAVAVADRKLYVADTYNHKLRTIDLRTRFVSNLIGSGKPGLQNDIPAFFHEPSGLAYAGGKLFVADTNNHVVRVVEFEPTRVSTFPTDKLNAPTPVKRKADALPNEEQIGVPAQRLTPGSGEIVVDIQLPPGFKYAPSAEQRYFVSVEAGTEGFSVPAKSLDVTSDKLRFPVKIPYTVTPDGMGAFDVVVSVTYCKEGNEGFCSVATYRFHVPFIGRAKGGSKNLILQKRIPTPAPPTP; encoded by the coding sequence ATGGCACCACGCTCGACCTTGCAGATGGGACCCATTCGCGCGCCGGAACTGGAAGGCGGCGTGGGCTGGCTCAACGTTCCTGGCCCATTGTCATTAGCCGGACTCCGGGGCAAGGTTGTCCTGCTCGACTTCTGGACCTACTGCTGCATCAACTGCATGCATGTCATCCCCGACTTGAAGGCCCTGGAAGCCAAGTATCCCAACGAGCTGGTGGTCATTGGTGTTCACTCGGCCAAATTCACCAATGAGAAAGACACCAGCAGCATTCGACAAGCCATTGCGCGCTACGACATTCAGCATCCAGTCGTCAATGATGCCAACTTCGCCATCTGGAACGCCTACGCCGTTCGGGCCTGGCCAACCCTCGTCCTGATTTCACCCGATGGCTACGTAGCGAATCGCTATTCAGGCGAAGGCCACCGCGAAGAACTCGACCGCGACATCGCGGCGCTCATTGCCGAAGCCAAACGCAAGGGGACGCTCAAGCCCTCATCCCTTGAAATCGCACTGGAACTTTCCAAAGAAACTGACAAACCACTCCGCTTTCCGGGTAAGGTTCACGCCGATGCCGCCAACCAGCGACTTTTCATTGCCGATAGCAACCATCACCGCATCGTCATGACCGGCTTTGACGGAACGGTGCTGGACACCATTGGGTCCGGCGCGCCCGGCACGCGCAACGGGCCATTCGATTTCGCCGAGTTCCGCTATCCCCAGGGCATGGCGCTCGACGGGGACTTCCTCTACGTTGCCGACACCGGCAACCACCTCATTCGGCGGGTTAACCTCAAGTCCAAAGCGGTCGAAACCGTTGCCGGAACAGGCAAGAACGAACGCAGTAGCCAGATGGGACCGGGGTTGACCATCGGGCTGAGTTCGCCCTGGGACCTCGTTATCCATGGGCGGACGATGTTCATTGCCATGGCGGGCGCGCACCAGATTTGGCAATACAACCTCGATACCGGCATGGTCGGCTGGTACGCCGGAACCGGGGCAGAGGGACGCCGGGACGGTACGCTCGACACCGCCCTGTTCGCCCAACCTTCCGGCCTTGCCACGGACGGCAAGCGCCTCTACGTCGCCGACAGTGAAATCAGCGCCATTCGAGCCATTGACCTGGCCGACGGCAATGTGACGACCCTGGCCGGCGGCGATTTGTTTGACTTCGGTGACGCGAACGGCAAGGGCGAAAACGCTCGTTTTCAGCATCCGCTGGCCGTCGCCGTCGCCGACCGCAAGCTGTACGTGGCCGACACCTACAACCACAAGCTCCGCACCATTGACCTGCGGACCCGCTTTGTCTCGAATCTCATCGGCAGTGGCAAGCCAGGCCTGCAAAATGACATCCCGGCATTCTTTCACGAGCCGAGTGGTCTTGCCTATGCCGGCGGCAAACTGTTCGTTGCCGACACCAACAACCATGTCGTGCGGGTCGTGGAATTCGAGCCAACCCGCGTGAGCACGTTTCCGACCGACAAGCTCAACGCGCCGACGCCGGTCAAACGCAAGGCGGATGCCCTTCCCAACGAGGAACAAATCGGCGTCCCGGCCCAACGCCTGACGCCGGGCAGCGGCGAGATCGTGGTGGATATCCAGTTGCCGCCCGGCTTCAAGTATGCGCCGTCCGCCGAACAGCGTTACTTCGTCAGCGTCGAAGCCGGGACGGAAGGGTTTAGCGTCCCGGCAAAATCCCTGGATGTCACCTCGGACAAGCTGCGGTTTCCGGTCAAAATTCCATATACCGTCACGCCCGATGGCATGGGCGCGTTTGATGTCGTCGTCTCAGTAACCTACTGCAAGGAAGGCAACGAAGGGTTCTGTTCCGTGGCAACCTACCGTTTCCACGTGCCGTTCATCGGACGGGCCAAAGGCGGAAGCAAGAACCTGATTCTGCAGAAACGCATCCCCACACCGGCTCCGCCAACCCCATAG
- a CDS encoding FeoA family protein, which translates to MKRWLSALRPTSAAAANDRSLTLADVAAGERVRVCRVADMDGADILRERGLCEASEVRVITAGDPLVCAVLGARMTLNRHTARGVLVERLP; encoded by the coding sequence ATGAAACGCTGGTTGAGTGCTTTACGTCCGACGTCCGCGGCCGCCGCAAATGATCGTTCCTTGACCCTGGCCGATGTTGCCGCCGGTGAGCGGGTGCGGGTGTGTCGCGTGGCAGATATGGATGGCGCTGACATCTTGCGCGAGCGGGGACTTTGCGAAGCCTCCGAAGTGCGGGTGATTACGGCGGGCGACCCACTGGTGTGCGCCGTGCTCGGTGCGCGGATGACGCTCAATCGCCATACGGCGCGCGGCGTGCTGGTGGAGCGACTGCCATGA